In one window of Ruminococcus hominis DNA:
- a CDS encoding family 43 glycosylhydrolase has product MYDSFHPGQIWLDQEGKRIQAHGGSVFYLDGVYYWYGENKEKTTGDNNIWHWGVRCYASTDLYNWEDKGIIIPPAPDDLRSSLHPSSQMDRPHIIYNKETQKFVCWLKIMHKDGSQTVTVLTAEHILGPYEKVRENLRPLNMNAGDFDLVVADDGKAYYYFERVHSETICADLTADYTDVTGYYSTHFPHPYPPYVREATAHFYRNGKHYLATSGTTGYLPNPSEIAVADTWHGPYRVLGNLHPADNSDTSYHSQISSIFKVEGKKDLYIAVADRWMPKHMALDYNKYSKIFENRFNPNATEQIEVDDTLLKCILDKNTSVADYVWLPILFNGERPYIDWKESWKIEDYE; this is encoded by the coding sequence ATGTACGATTCTTTTCATCCCGGTCAGATATGGCTTGACCAAGAGGGAAAACGAATTCAGGCCCATGGAGGTTCTGTTTTTTACTTAGACGGTGTTTATTACTGGTATGGAGAAAACAAAGAAAAAACAACAGGTGATAATAACATCTGGCATTGGGGTGTTCGCTGTTACGCATCGACAGATTTATATAATTGGGAGGATAAGGGCATTATCATTCCGCCTGCGCCAGATGATTTGCGCTCATCTCTGCATCCTTCTTCACAGATGGACCGTCCTCATATTATCTATAACAAAGAGACACAGAAATTCGTATGCTGGCTGAAAATCATGCACAAGGATGGTTCGCAGACTGTGACTGTTCTCACAGCTGAACACATTCTCGGACCATATGAGAAGGTCAGAGAAAACTTAAGACCACTGAACATGAATGCCGGCGATTTTGATTTAGTCGTTGCAGATGACGGGAAGGCTTATTATTATTTTGAACGTGTACATAGTGAGACCATTTGTGCAGATTTAACAGCAGATTACACAGATGTAACCGGGTATTACAGTACACATTTTCCACACCCATATCCACCTTATGTAAGGGAAGCAACCGCTCATTTTTACAGAAACGGAAAGCATTATCTTGCAACATCCGGCACTACCGGATATCTGCCGAACCCTTCGGAAATTGCAGTCGCAGATACCTGGCACGGTCCATATCGGGTACTTGGAAATCTACATCCGGCGGACAACAGTGATACCTCTTATCATTCCCAGATTTCCTCTATTTTTAAAGTAGAAGGTAAGAAAGATCTGTATATTGCCGTGGCTGACCGTTGGATGCCGAAGCACATGGCTTTGGACTATAATAAGTACAGCAAAATCTTTGAAAATCGATTCAATCCGAACGCCACAGAACAGATTGAGGTAGATGATACTCTTCTGAAGTGCATTCTGGATAAAAACACTTCCGTTGCAGATTATGTATGGCTTCCAATCTTGTTCAATGGAGAGCGACCTTATATCGACTGGAAGGAATCTTGGAAGATTGAAGATTACGAATAA
- a CDS encoding family 78 glycoside hydrolase catalytic domain, with translation MRLYDLKTLHMKKCVGIDQNPYFSWKIANDKNDTVQCAYQLQVLCDEECLWDTGKVESEKQSFVEYEGIALSSRTEYKWKVTVWNNYNETAEAEAQFETGLLEKSLWNAKWVESTIPRVPVTEYKYGNTAPAVFFEKEFTLDKRVKKARMYATSYGVYQLRINKKRADDREFAPEFTTYSTVLYYQTYDVTMLLKQGKNTLDMYVGDGWYFSMQASPVFENQHEKPSVLFQLEVEYEDGTTEQIISDGDETCALGPICYSDIFQGEKQDYRIGYDEKHPVEVKDYGYEMLEAQPMPPVRPTKLLPAVDVFQSPNGEWIVDFGQVLAGRARIHIDEPKDTEIVLEYFEILDENGNYVNTMFCPQKDIVVSNGTPLEHEVKFTFHGFRYIRVTGMTEVKKENFTAVLLTTEKDDYGSFTCSDERVNRLYQNVRWSQWNNMMSVPTDCPAREKAGWTGDILVYAKTALMNEDVTPFLSSWLHSLRENQADDGVVMITAPYTKLYDGVLMNTVKEFGDTRVTGVAGWSDAIVWVPYIMHQVTGNTIVLKDNYEAMKKWCDYIIRTAKEKRGYRDIPYEYDQYLWNTGFHFGEWLIPSQQIDPKHPYENAKTTSYFMAPFFGYQSVRYFAEICGLLGKVDEQNHYDEIAQQMKNAIQNGIMRGGHMPDDLMGGYCVAIAFDLVPDDLKESYKEKLVSLIQKNDYCLDTGFLATPFLLDALCIVGEQELAHQVFWQDKRPSWLYEVDHGATAIWEAWDADEAKKPGRFVSFDHYALGCVDDWMERAICGIDTDQAGFKHFVIRPQYDSKLTSCERTFESEAGMVSVKWDEHTLKVEIPCNTTATVYCGETVVNIGSGTYQFER, from the coding sequence ATGAGACTATATGATTTAAAAACATTACATATGAAAAAGTGTGTTGGGATTGATCAAAATCCTTATTTTTCATGGAAAATTGCAAACGACAAAAATGATACTGTTCAGTGTGCTTATCAGCTTCAGGTACTCTGTGATGAAGAATGTCTCTGGGATACAGGAAAAGTTGAAAGCGAAAAACAGTCTTTTGTGGAGTATGAAGGAATTGCATTGTCTTCTAGGACAGAATATAAATGGAAAGTGACTGTGTGGAATAATTACAATGAAACAGCGGAAGCAGAGGCGCAATTTGAGACTGGATTATTAGAAAAATCTCTTTGGAATGCAAAATGGGTAGAAAGTACCATTCCAAGAGTTCCGGTTACAGAGTATAAATACGGCAATACAGCACCGGCTGTATTTTTTGAAAAAGAATTCACATTGGATAAGCGTGTGAAAAAGGCGAGAATGTATGCAACCAGCTATGGCGTTTATCAGCTTCGGATCAACAAAAAAAGAGCAGATGACCGTGAATTTGCACCGGAATTTACAACGTATAGCACCGTATTATACTATCAGACCTATGATGTGACAATGCTTCTGAAACAGGGAAAGAATACACTGGATATGTATGTTGGTGATGGTTGGTATTTTAGCATGCAGGCAAGCCCTGTTTTTGAAAATCAACATGAGAAACCATCGGTGTTATTCCAATTGGAAGTAGAATATGAGGATGGAACAACAGAGCAGATTATCTCAGACGGAGATGAAACATGTGCACTTGGACCAATCTGCTATTCTGATATTTTCCAGGGGGAAAAACAGGATTATAGAATCGGTTATGACGAGAAACATCCGGTTGAAGTGAAAGATTATGGATACGAGATGTTGGAAGCACAGCCAATGCCACCTGTTAGGCCAACCAAACTACTTCCGGCTGTGGATGTTTTCCAGTCACCGAACGGTGAGTGGATTGTCGATTTCGGACAGGTTCTTGCAGGACGTGCACGTATTCATATCGATGAGCCGAAGGATACAGAAATTGTATTGGAATATTTCGAAATCTTAGATGAAAATGGCAATTACGTTAATACGATGTTCTGCCCACAGAAGGATATCGTTGTATCTAATGGAACACCGCTGGAACATGAGGTGAAATTTACATTCCATGGCTTTCGCTATATCCGGGTGACCGGCATGACAGAAGTAAAGAAAGAAAATTTTACAGCTGTACTTCTGACAACGGAAAAGGATGATTATGGTTCCTTTACATGTTCCGATGAGAGAGTGAATCGTCTGTATCAGAATGTGCGATGGTCACAGTGGAACAATATGATGTCTGTGCCGACAGACTGTCCGGCACGTGAGAAAGCAGGATGGACAGGAGATATTCTCGTGTATGCTAAGACGGCTCTTATGAATGAGGATGTAACACCATTCTTAAGCAGCTGGCTTCACAGCTTAAGAGAAAACCAGGCAGATGACGGTGTCGTTATGATTACCGCACCATATACAAAGCTATATGACGGCGTGTTGATGAATACGGTGAAAGAATTCGGTGACACCAGAGTGACAGGTGTTGCAGGCTGGTCGGATGCGATAGTTTGGGTGCCATATATTATGCATCAGGTGACAGGAAATACCATTGTCCTCAAAGATAATTATGAAGCAATGAAAAAGTGGTGTGATTATATTATTCGTACTGCGAAAGAAAAAAGAGGTTATCGTGATATTCCTTATGAGTATGATCAGTATCTTTGGAATACCGGTTTTCACTTTGGTGAATGGTTGATTCCAAGTCAGCAGATTGACCCGAAACATCCTTATGAGAATGCCAAAACAACTTCATACTTTATGGCACCGTTCTTCGGATATCAGTCCGTACGTTATTTTGCGGAAATCTGTGGATTGCTTGGAAAAGTAGATGAGCAGAACCACTATGATGAGATTGCACAGCAGATGAAAAATGCAATTCAGAATGGAATTATGCGTGGCGGACATATGCCGGATGATCTAATGGGTGGCTATTGTGTGGCAATTGCATTTGATTTAGTGCCGGATGATCTAAAGGAAAGCTACAAAGAAAAGTTAGTGTCACTGATTCAGAAGAATGATTATTGTCTTGACACCGGATTTTTAGCAACACCGTTCTTGCTTGATGCACTTTGTATCGTGGGAGAACAGGAGCTTGCACATCAGGTATTCTGGCAGGATAAACGTCCGTCATGGCTTTACGAAGTAGACCATGGTGCAACTGCAATCTGGGAAGCATGGGATGCGGATGAGGCGAAAAAGCCAGGTCGATTTGTTAGTTTTGACCATTATGCACTCGGATGCGTGGATGATTGGATGGAGCGTGCTATTTGCGGAATCGACACAGATCAGGCTGGCTTTAAACATTTTGTGATTCGTCCACAGTATGACTCAAAGCTTACAAGCTGTGAGAGAACTTTTGAGAGTGAAGCCGGTATGGTTTCCGTGAAATGGGATGAGCACACATTGAAAGTGGAAATTCCATGTAACACAACGGCAACTGTTTATTGTGGAGAAACAGTAGTAAACATCGGCAGTGGCACTTATCAGTTTGAAAGATAG
- a CDS encoding MFS transporter, with the protein MFKKRDMAPDAKLTGLDYLGYFFGAGTNILNLIVSAFLLIYYSNVLYLGLTEVGTVMAVSKVFDGVSDLIMGRIIDKTKSKYGKARPWYARMIIPTTVCVLLLFWMPAGFKGMMQYVYVFVTYNLVSTVCYTANAVAHASMIGFMTMNTKSRGMVGVMSMASNTVFTILVTNFFMKICRFFGGGDAYTQKGFTCTLICYIVLYAVSASLAFLLTRERINNVMPAQETEEEKESEEEAPSGIIEEKLAEEKHRKEAEKAEADVPIKVALLSLVQNKYWILCNVMCLGFYFLMSFASSATVYFAQYIMNDLDLQGTLSSTLYIVLLFGLVAALPVMMKIGKGNTMRIGLIISAIGYFIPQLTLQKSAVVGAMAIVGIGFGFIAAPAGSFLQDTLTFGQWRSGVSAIGMGNAVFSFVNKLSSALGIVVLGWVLDLGKFDAKLSVQPASALSAIKFLYIWLPALICVICVFLSAFYDLDKKLPFLEKEITAGRIGTKKRDWKTIKEENAASGK; encoded by the coding sequence ATGTTTAAGAAACGCGATATGGCACCGGATGCAAAATTGACAGGGCTGGACTATTTAGGTTATTTTTTTGGAGCAGGAACGAATATACTGAACCTAATTGTGTCAGCATTCCTTTTGATCTACTATTCGAATGTTTTGTATTTGGGGTTGACGGAAGTTGGAACAGTTATGGCTGTTTCGAAAGTATTCGATGGTGTGTCAGACTTGATTATGGGACGCATCATTGACAAAACGAAGAGCAAATATGGTAAAGCAAGACCGTGGTATGCGAGAATGATTATACCGACAACAGTATGTGTTCTCTTATTGTTCTGGATGCCGGCGGGATTTAAAGGTATGATGCAGTATGTATATGTCTTTGTTACATACAACCTGGTATCAACTGTATGCTATACAGCGAATGCCGTTGCTCATGCCTCTATGATTGGGTTCATGACAATGAATACAAAGTCAAGAGGTATGGTTGGGGTTATGAGTATGGCATCCAACACAGTGTTTACGATACTTGTAACGAACTTTTTTATGAAAATCTGTCGTTTCTTCGGTGGAGGAGATGCGTATACCCAGAAGGGATTTACTTGTACTCTGATTTGTTATATTGTTCTGTATGCGGTGTCAGCTTCCCTGGCATTCTTACTTACTAGAGAACGTATCAATAACGTGATGCCTGCTCAGGAAACAGAGGAAGAAAAAGAAAGCGAAGAGGAAGCGCCTTCTGGTATCATTGAAGAAAAACTGGCAGAAGAAAAGCACAGAAAAGAAGCTGAGAAAGCAGAGGCAGATGTCCCAATTAAAGTCGCATTGTTGTCTCTTGTTCAGAACAAGTACTGGATTCTCTGTAACGTGATGTGCCTCGGTTTCTATTTCTTGATGAGTTTTGCATCAAGCGCAACCGTATATTTTGCACAATATATTATGAATGATTTAGATCTTCAGGGTACATTGTCATCGACATTATACATCGTATTACTGTTTGGACTTGTTGCCGCACTTCCGGTTATGATGAAAATTGGAAAAGGAAATACGATGAGGATTGGTCTGATTATCAGTGCTATCGGTTACTTTATACCCCAGCTCACTTTACAGAAATCTGCGGTTGTTGGAGCTATGGCAATTGTTGGAATTGGATTTGGATTCATTGCAGCACCTGCGGGAAGCTTTCTTCAGGACACATTGACATTTGGACAGTGGAGAAGTGGTGTATCTGCCATTGGTATGGGAAATGCCGTCTTCTCATTCGTGAATAAATTATCGTCAGCACTTGGAATTGTTGTGCTCGGCTGGGTATTGGATTTGGGAAAATTTGACGCGAAACTTTCGGTTCAGCCAGCCAGTGCACTGAGTGCAATCAAGTTCCTTTACATTTGGCTTCCGGCACTCATTTGTGTGATATGTGTATTTTTATCTGCGTTTTATGACTTAGATAAAAAGCTGCCATTTCTTGAAAAGGAAATCACAGCAGGAAGAATCGGTACTAAGAAACGCGATTGGAAGACAATCAAGGAAGAAAACGCAGCATCAGGAAAATAG
- a CDS encoding MFS transporter gives MKENTEKLGMNQKIGIMLCAMVSAVATGYVPNYINIYYTDNVGISMGAVGMILMITKITDGVTDIVMGMIVDRTHTKLGKARPWVLAGGAGLAISIMMLFNCPGSLPGWFKVAFCALFYFLANPIFGTMTSVACGTMNNLLTADSKKRSVLGVFSAYGSLFCVMLIGLVVPVILSAMNESQAAYTTVTLIFAAIAVLAAILGVKLTRETVTEHSEAHLKEKQPVKESLKELVKNKYFVFLAIGTILYNLSAAPVATYYAKYVFGDINKTALINLPGMLAIFILPFAVPFINKFGKRNCIVGGMLLAAASHIVIFFANTNLAMFMIGKSIGGIAVVPFTVALIPMTGEICDYALYRSKKPMDGTISSAATMGGKIGIGLAAGLSSMMLALGGYINTDSSVLAVQPDSAIFMIRVLAGIYPAVMYILAAICFWKIDLEKKGITEIQKELKEQGLR, from the coding sequence ATGAAAGAAAATACAGAAAAATTAGGAATGAATCAAAAAATCGGTATCATGCTTTGCGCGATGGTAAGTGCAGTAGCCACGGGATATGTACCGAACTACATTAATATTTATTATACAGATAACGTTGGCATTTCCATGGGTGCAGTTGGTATGATTCTAATGATTACGAAAATTACTGACGGTGTAACAGATATTGTCATGGGTATGATTGTTGATCGAACCCATACAAAGCTTGGCAAAGCGAGACCTTGGGTTCTTGCGGGTGGAGCCGGACTTGCTATTTCAATTATGATGCTGTTCAATTGCCCGGGAAGCTTGCCTGGATGGTTTAAGGTTGCGTTCTGCGCGCTGTTTTATTTCCTGGCAAATCCTATTTTCGGTACGATGACTTCTGTGGCATGCGGAACGATGAATAACCTTTTAACAGCTGATTCGAAAAAGCGTAGTGTACTCGGTGTGTTCTCGGCATATGGATCATTGTTCTGCGTTATGCTTATTGGTCTGGTTGTTCCTGTAATTCTTTCTGCAATGAATGAGAGTCAGGCTGCATATACAACCGTAACATTGATCTTTGCGGCAATCGCTGTTTTAGCTGCAATTTTGGGTGTGAAATTAACAAGAGAAACCGTAACAGAGCATTCAGAAGCACATTTAAAAGAAAAGCAACCAGTGAAGGAATCTTTAAAAGAACTTGTAAAAAACAAATACTTTGTATTCCTTGCAATTGGAACAATCCTTTACAATTTATCAGCAGCTCCGGTTGCTACCTACTATGCGAAATATGTATTTGGAGATATTAATAAGACGGCGCTGATTAATCTGCCGGGTATGTTAGCTATCTTTATTCTTCCATTTGCGGTACCGTTTATCAATAAATTTGGAAAGCGTAATTGTATTGTTGGTGGAATGTTATTAGCAGCAGCTAGCCATATTGTTATTTTCTTTGCAAATACAAATTTAGCGATGTTCATGATTGGAAAAAGTATCGGTGGTATTGCAGTTGTACCGTTTACCGTTGCATTGATTCCAATGACAGGTGAAATTTGTGACTACGCATTGTATCGTTCAAAAAAGCCGATGGATGGAACAATTAGTTCAGCTGCTACGATGGGGGGTAAGATTGGTATCGGTCTTGCAGCAGGGTTATCAAGCATGATGCTTGCACTGGGCGGATATATCAACACAGATAGTTCAGTGCTTGCAGTACAGCCTGATAGTGCGATTTTTATGATTCGTGTGTTAGCAGGAATTTACCCTGCTGTGATGTACATATTAGCAGCAATTTGTTTCTGGAAGATTGACCTGGAGAAGAAAGGAATTACAGAAATTCAAAAAGAATTAAAAGAACAGGGGTTGAGATAA
- a CDS encoding helix-turn-helix domain-containing protein, whose product MFEKIPLSHYEPHKRLTSKQLTDKELNDKKYGDGNLPNASFSLMGSVESFQIPPITDYALEHLFHLQAFTLFHYQAPSYTERQNYPSFLIAFTYSGTGSLTYRGKTYSLSKGDCFFIDCMDYHLYKVDKGRWDVAILHVQGPLCKELYAQFAKNGSFVFHESPEGKFQQYLEKVLSIYSSAQLYRDWQASSCIDVLLTYLLIPTRIHTEETEIPQNIRFLIKYMENNYQSHMSLDYLAEFACINKYYLSREFKKYTGFSPNDYLISLRINAAKNLLLNTALPASKIAHEVGIHDINNFTTLFKKKVGMTPIQFRNSSTLFS is encoded by the coding sequence ATGTTTGAGAAAATCCCCTTATCCCATTATGAACCACATAAGCGCTTGACTTCCAAGCAACTAACTGATAAGGAACTTAACGACAAGAAATATGGTGACGGCAATTTACCTAATGCATCCTTTTCTCTTATGGGAAGCGTGGAGAGTTTTCAGATTCCCCCAATTACAGACTATGCGTTGGAGCATCTGTTTCATTTGCAAGCTTTTACACTGTTTCATTATCAGGCACCTTCCTATACCGAACGACAAAATTATCCGTCTTTTCTGATTGCGTTTACATATAGCGGAACTGGTTCTTTGACCTATCGTGGTAAAACATATTCTTTATCGAAAGGAGACTGTTTCTTTATCGATTGTATGGATTATCATTTATATAAGGTGGATAAAGGTAGATGGGATGTTGCTATTTTGCATGTGCAGGGCCCACTATGTAAGGAATTATATGCACAATTCGCAAAAAATGGTTCCTTTGTTTTTCATGAATCGCCGGAAGGTAAGTTCCAGCAATATCTCGAGAAGGTTTTAAGCATCTACAGCAGTGCACAATTATACCGTGATTGGCAGGCTTCTTCTTGTATTGACGTGCTGCTTACATATCTTCTCATTCCAACACGTATTCATACAGAAGAAACGGAGATTCCGCAGAATATCCGTTTCTTGATTAAGTATATGGAGAACAATTACCAGTCTCATATGTCACTTGACTATCTCGCTGAATTCGCATGTATCAACAAGTATTATCTGTCTCGCGAATTCAAAAAATATACGGGCTTTTCTCCAAACGATTATTTAATTTCACTACGTATTAATGCCGCAAAAAACCTGCTGCTTAACACAGCACTTCCGGCATCAAAGATTGCTCACGAAGTTGGCATTCACGACATTAATAATTTTACAACATTATTTAAAAAGAAAGTTGGCATGACTCCAATTCAATTTCGAAATTCCAGCACACTATTTTCCTGA
- a CDS encoding tannase/feruloyl esterase family alpha/beta hydrolase, with protein sequence MGNNMIQNRCKREYLEKELKARFPGADIRVDSAEINMTGERKAKGDSFNKIFGVSKDVKNLPPYCEVNVTWRTGEFEEKIIIWSPLTWNGRFAGTVGGGAETGGAGYLTAPDDFTRGWTVPYAVMKGFTAATANAGNINGLHDYMLDEKTGKVKRELYENWRARTTHHMTVVGKAVAEIVHGRPVQYAYMNGGSGGGRQCMVEAQEYPEDYDGIWASCPAIHWNRFLLEGLWFLAVMNTNHHILKPAKIEYFMKRVWEESGGKDIYFSSEKKPVFDANTFVGAMSEGGKITEQDAKVMQAFWDGPKDADGNRLWYGFRPGVKFWNVGIPVGGFYYSLIRKQPKPFFLTTLYARWVTEQPKRKFEKITIPEFEALFKQSIEKFKDAGADQADLSVFQAHGGKLIVDHGLNDPLIPVDGTIDYYKNVVACMGKEKVDSFFRLYLVPGDGHGNCWNEQPGITESNGLKALMDWVENGIYPEEIEGVQVSMKKKEILKKALIRPVDCIDDWA encoded by the coding sequence ATGGGAAATAATATGATACAAAACAGATGCAAAAGGGAATATTTGGAAAAGGAACTGAAAGCGAGATTTCCAGGTGCAGATATTCGGGTGGATTCAGCAGAAATCAATATGACGGGAGAGCGTAAGGCAAAAGGAGATTCATTTAATAAGATTTTCGGAGTCAGTAAGGATGTGAAGAATCTTCCGCCATATTGTGAAGTGAATGTTACATGGCGAACTGGTGAGTTCGAAGAAAAGATTATCATCTGGTCACCACTTACGTGGAATGGCAGATTTGCCGGGACTGTAGGCGGTGGCGCAGAGACAGGGGGAGCGGGCTATTTAACTGCTCCCGATGATTTTACAAGAGGATGGACAGTACCATATGCCGTGATGAAAGGTTTTACCGCTGCAACGGCAAATGCAGGCAACATCAACGGACTTCACGACTATATGCTGGATGAAAAGACGGGAAAAGTAAAGCGAGAATTATATGAAAACTGGCGTGCACGAACTACGCATCACATGACAGTAGTGGGAAAAGCGGTAGCAGAGATCGTTCATGGGCGACCTGTCCAATATGCTTACATGAATGGTGGAAGCGGTGGTGGACGCCAGTGTATGGTAGAAGCGCAGGAATATCCGGAGGATTATGATGGAATCTGGGCATCCTGTCCGGCGATTCATTGGAATCGATTCCTATTAGAAGGTTTGTGGTTTTTGGCAGTTATGAATACAAACCATCATATTTTAAAGCCTGCAAAAATTGAGTATTTTATGAAGCGTGTATGGGAAGAATCTGGCGGAAAAGACATCTATTTTTCAAGTGAAAAGAAACCGGTTTTCGATGCAAATACATTTGTTGGAGCAATGAGTGAAGGTGGTAAAATTACCGAACAGGATGCGAAAGTCATGCAGGCATTCTGGGATGGACCAAAAGATGCTGATGGAAATCGGTTATGGTACGGATTTCGACCGGGTGTGAAATTCTGGAATGTAGGTATTCCAGTCGGTGGATTCTATTATTCACTGATCCGTAAACAGCCAAAGCCATTCTTCTTAACAACTCTATATGCAAGATGGGTGACAGAACAGCCAAAGCGGAAATTTGAAAAGATTACAATTCCGGAATTTGAAGCACTATTTAAACAGAGCATCGAAAAATTTAAGGATGCAGGTGCGGATCAGGCTGATTTATCTGTGTTTCAGGCTCATGGTGGCAAATTAATCGTGGATCATGGATTGAACGACCCACTGATTCCGGTAGATGGCACAATCGATTATTATAAGAACGTTGTGGCATGTATGGGAAAAGAGAAGGTGGATTCCTTCTTCCGCTTGTATCTGGTGCCTGGAGACGGACACGGAAACTGCTGGAATGAGCAGCCTGGAATCACAGAAAGCAATGGACTGAAAGCTTTGATGGACTGGGTTGAGAATGGAATCTATCCGGAGGAAATCGAAGGTGTTCAGGTTAGCATGAAGAAAAAGGAAATTCTGAAAAAGGCATTGATTCGTCCGGTAGATTGTATTGATGATTGGGCATAG